One genomic segment of Rubripirellula tenax includes these proteins:
- the dxr gene encoding 1-deoxy-D-xylulose-5-phosphate reductoisomerase, whose translation MASTENHREREPINEVDANRTLNVAVFGATGSIGTATAEVIAHLNRVDTQLKWRMWAASGHRNLERLAQIVSAADPAPHRAVLSDPTFADSDRARQIATVRPGMSITYGPDALVEVAQSPEVDIVVAAIVGRAGLESTLAAVEAGKRVALANKETLVVAGPLVRRAMVASGAEILPVDSEHSAIFQCMGTSASPSTTQPPPKPKKLILTASGGPFRTWTKEQMQAATVESALAHPTWNMGAKISIDSATMMNKSLEIIEARWLFDLPADAIEVVVHPQSIIHSMVEFDDGSVIAQMSPPDMKLPIQYALTYPRRLECESPGLDRSRRWDLSLEVADHDRFPGLALGFEVAAAGGTAGAVVNAANEEAVGLFLNGQIRFTDIVSGCRDVFQNHTHESDPPLSRLLELDIWARKETRNRFQL comes from the coding sequence ATGGCTTCCACCGAAAACCACCGCGAAAGGGAACCGATCAACGAAGTCGATGCCAATCGGACGCTGAACGTTGCCGTGTTTGGGGCCACTGGCAGCATTGGTACGGCAACCGCCGAAGTCATCGCCCACCTGAACCGCGTCGACACACAGTTAAAATGGCGAATGTGGGCAGCATCGGGGCACCGCAATCTCGAACGTTTGGCCCAAATCGTGTCCGCCGCGGACCCAGCCCCGCATCGAGCGGTGCTATCTGACCCCACCTTCGCAGACTCCGACCGTGCCCGGCAAATTGCCACGGTCCGGCCTGGGATGTCGATCACGTATGGTCCCGATGCGTTGGTCGAAGTGGCCCAGTCGCCCGAGGTGGACATCGTGGTCGCGGCAATCGTGGGCCGAGCGGGACTCGAAAGTACCCTGGCGGCCGTCGAAGCGGGTAAGCGGGTGGCACTTGCCAATAAAGAAACGTTGGTGGTGGCCGGACCTTTGGTTCGCCGAGCCATGGTGGCCAGCGGCGCCGAAATCTTGCCCGTCGATAGCGAACATTCGGCGATCTTTCAGTGCATGGGCACATCCGCCTCGCCCAGCACCACCCAGCCACCGCCGAAACCCAAAAAACTGATCCTGACGGCCAGCGGCGGCCCCTTTCGCACCTGGACAAAAGAACAGATGCAAGCCGCCACGGTCGAATCGGCTTTGGCCCATCCGACCTGGAATATGGGTGCCAAAATCAGCATCGATTCAGCGACGATGATGAACAAATCGCTGGAAATCATCGAGGCGCGCTGGCTGTTCGATCTGCCCGCCGACGCCATCGAAGTGGTGGTTCACCCCCAGTCGATCATCCACTCGATGGTCGAATTCGACGACGGCTCGGTGATTGCCCAGATGAGTCCTCCGGATATGAAGTTGCCGATTCAGTACGCGTTGACGTACCCTCGAAGACTGGAATGCGAGTCGCCGGGGCTGGATCGCAGCCGACGATGGGATTTGAGCCTGGAAGTCGCCGACCACGACCGTTTTCCGGGTTTGGCGTTAGGATTTGAGGTGGCGGCGGCCGGCGGCACGGCCGGCGCGGTGGTCAACGCGGCAAACGAAGAAGCGGTCGGCCTGTTCCTAAACGGTCAAATTCGGTTTACTGACATCGTTTCGGGATGCCGCGATGTATTCCAGAACCACACTCACGAATCTGATCCGCCGCTGAGCCGGTTGTTGGAGCTGGACATCTGGGCCCGGAAAGAAACCCGAAACCGTTTTCAACTGTAA
- the ftsH gene encoding ATP-dependent zinc metalloprotease FtsH: MSDNSQRGNDPKSGGNVWLVLVLVTAAVLVSAFLFGSNDRRLRYPDLMALLKMTADARAEASNADAVASDVAKPVATPITAEDLVDVAMSGEEPVNGAQPNSANSQSPQLDVASTSVFESSQSRTPILVVTSTKNPDIKIEYTDPQNIQVSDESITGTVMYRSLGSDGKTSKESFKQVEFQTIRDTYNEAEHERLVAYLDAAGVTWDNARPSRLLQDHWPELLMIGILVCLGIMMLRRIGGVGSPMSFSRSRGKLYSQEELALTFDDAAGIDEAVEEVREIVDFLKNSDKYQALGGRIPKGVLLVGPPGTGKTLLAKAIAGEAGVPFFSLSGSDFVEMYVGVGAARVRDMFQQATNRAPCIIFIDELDALGKSRSGSTVGGHDEREQTLNALLVEMDGFVSNSGVIVIAATNRPETLDPALLRPGRFDRHVLVDRPDVGGREAILKVHVKNVKLDEKVDLKEIASITPGFVGADLANLVNEAALLAARAEKNTVGTDQFNDAVERVTAGLEKKNRVMNEDEKIRVAYHEAGHAIVAAALPNTDPVHKVSIIPRGLAALGYTMQRPESERYLMTKTELESNMKVLLAGTLTEEMTFQDISTGAQNDLERCTEIARSMVMDYGMSRLGRVNLRRSNRSAFLAGGGESYQSAHSEEMAKLIDKEVTRIIDDALAQTREILEQRRDVLEAVTQRLLEVEAIDNEELMRLIREHSRGPWLVPGTVNEKPLAKLRPDDRSKTSKDVADR; the protein is encoded by the coding sequence ATGAGCGACAACTCACAACGCGGCAACGATCCCAAGTCGGGCGGAAACGTCTGGCTGGTTCTGGTACTGGTCACCGCAGCTGTCTTGGTCAGCGCATTTTTGTTCGGAAGCAACGACCGACGCCTACGATACCCCGATCTGATGGCGCTGTTAAAAATGACTGCGGATGCACGGGCTGAAGCGTCCAACGCCGATGCAGTCGCCAGCGATGTCGCCAAACCCGTCGCCACGCCAATTACCGCCGAAGACCTTGTAGACGTCGCCATGTCGGGTGAAGAACCGGTGAATGGCGCGCAGCCGAATTCGGCCAACAGCCAATCACCACAGCTGGACGTCGCAAGCACGTCGGTGTTCGAATCGAGTCAATCCAGAACGCCAATTTTGGTCGTGACATCGACAAAAAATCCCGACATCAAGATCGAGTACACCGATCCGCAAAACATCCAAGTCTCGGACGAATCTATCACCGGCACGGTCATGTATCGCTCGCTGGGCAGCGATGGAAAAACGTCGAAAGAATCGTTTAAGCAAGTCGAATTTCAAACCATACGTGACACGTACAACGAAGCCGAACATGAACGGTTGGTCGCCTATCTCGATGCGGCAGGCGTGACGTGGGACAACGCCCGACCGAGTCGATTGTTGCAAGACCATTGGCCAGAGTTGTTGATGATCGGCATTCTGGTTTGCTTGGGCATCATGATGCTGCGACGGATCGGCGGCGTCGGTTCACCGATGTCGTTCTCGCGCAGCCGAGGCAAACTCTATAGCCAGGAAGAACTCGCGTTGACGTTCGACGACGCCGCCGGCATCGACGAAGCGGTCGAAGAAGTCCGCGAGATCGTCGACTTCCTCAAAAACAGCGACAAGTACCAAGCCCTCGGCGGACGCATCCCCAAAGGTGTGTTGTTGGTCGGACCGCCCGGAACGGGCAAGACGTTGCTTGCCAAAGCGATCGCAGGCGAGGCCGGTGTGCCGTTCTTCAGTCTTTCGGGCAGCGACTTTGTCGAAATGTACGTTGGCGTCGGTGCCGCTCGCGTGCGTGACATGTTTCAACAAGCCACCAACCGCGCCCCTTGCATCATCTTCATTGACGAACTGGATGCGTTGGGCAAAAGCCGAAGCGGATCGACCGTCGGCGGTCATGACGAACGCGAACAGACGCTCAACGCTTTGTTGGTCGAAATGGACGGATTCGTTTCCAACTCGGGCGTCATCGTCATCGCGGCAACCAACCGTCCCGAAACGCTCGATCCGGCACTGCTTCGCCCCGGTCGTTTCGATCGTCACGTTTTGGTCGATCGGCCCGATGTTGGTGGTCGTGAAGCGATTTTGAAAGTCCACGTCAAGAACGTCAAATTGGACGAAAAGGTCGACTTGAAAGAAATCGCGTCGATCACGCCTGGTTTCGTCGGGGCCGACTTAGCCAACTTGGTCAACGAAGCGGCGTTGTTGGCCGCGCGAGCCGAAAAGAACACCGTCGGTACCGATCAATTCAATGACGCAGTCGAACGTGTCACGGCCGGACTGGAAAAGAAGAACCGCGTGATGAACGAGGATGAAAAAATCCGCGTCGCCTATCACGAAGCCGGACACGCGATCGTCGCAGCGGCCTTGCCAAATACCGATCCGGTTCACAAAGTCAGCATCATCCCGCGAGGATTGGCGGCGCTGGGTTACACGATGCAGCGTCCCGAATCGGAACGCTATCTGATGACCAAGACCGAATTGGAAAGCAACATGAAAGTGTTGTTGGCCGGCACGTTGACCGAAGAGATGACGTTTCAAGACATCAGCACCGGTGCTCAGAACGATCTTGAACGATGCACCGAAATCGCCCGCAGCATGGTGATGGACTACGGCATGAGCCGGCTCGGTCGCGTCAACCTGCGTCGCAGTAATCGGTCGGCATTCTTGGCCGGCGGTGGCGAAAGTTATCAATCCGCGCACAGCGAGGAGATGGCCAAGTTGATCGACAAAGAAGTCACACGCATCATCGACGACGCACTGGCCCAGACTCGCGAAATTTTGGAACAGCGTCGCGACGTCCTCGAAGCCGTGACACAGCGTTTGCTCGAAGTCGAAGCCATCGACAATGAAGAACTGATGCGGCTGATCCGCGAACACAGCCGCGGCCCGTGGCTGGTACCGGGAACCGTTAACGAAAAACCGCTCGCCAAACTTCGCCCGGACGATCGCTCGAAAACGTCCAAAGATGTTGCTGATCGGTAG
- a CDS encoding Gfo/Idh/MocA family protein, with translation MTIDRRQFIGTTSALAAAATFGVHQSSAADPKTTVNFALVGLGSLATNQIAPALQKTKHAKLVGVVTGTPSKEKVWADKYGIAKQNIYNYENFDKLAENGDIDVVYIVLPNGMHKEFTVRGAQAGKHVLCEKPMANNSDDCRAMIDACNTADRKLAIGYRCHFEPHHQHCIELARSEKFGELKAIEAGFGFKIGDPNQWRLKGDLAGGGAMMDVGVYALQACRYLTGEEPAEITAQETKTDMKKFAEVDETITWAMKMPSGVMCYCSTSYAFNGINRFNAYGEKGSFGLDPAFGYGGIKGKSSAGPIEFENVDQFAAEMDAFAKCILEDRQSTVSGEEGLRDLLAVEAIYESIRTGQRTKVGSV, from the coding sequence ATGACCATCGATCGTCGTCAATTTATCGGTACCACCTCCGCCTTGGCCGCCGCGGCAACGTTCGGCGTGCATCAATCGTCCGCAGCCGATCCGAAGACAACCGTCAACTTCGCGCTCGTCGGTTTGGGGTCGCTCGCGACCAACCAAATCGCACCGGCTCTGCAAAAAACGAAGCACGCCAAGTTGGTGGGCGTGGTCACCGGAACGCCGTCGAAAGAGAAAGTGTGGGCGGACAAGTACGGGATCGCAAAACAGAACATCTATAACTACGAAAACTTCGACAAGCTGGCCGAAAACGGAGACATCGATGTGGTCTACATCGTGTTACCCAACGGAATGCACAAAGAGTTCACCGTTCGCGGCGCTCAAGCGGGCAAGCATGTGCTGTGCGAAAAACCGATGGCGAACAACAGCGACGATTGCCGCGCTATGATCGACGCCTGTAACACCGCGGATCGTAAGCTTGCCATCGGTTATCGATGTCATTTTGAACCCCACCACCAGCACTGTATCGAGTTGGCGCGAAGCGAAAAGTTCGGTGAACTCAAAGCGATCGAAGCCGGTTTTGGATTCAAGATCGGGGACCCCAATCAATGGCGTTTGAAGGGCGATTTGGCCGGCGGCGGAGCGATGATGGACGTGGGGGTCTATGCGTTGCAGGCGTGTCGCTATTTGACCGGCGAGGAGCCCGCCGAAATCACGGCTCAAGAAACCAAAACCGACATGAAAAAGTTCGCAGAGGTTGATGAGACGATCACGTGGGCGATGAAAATGCCCAGCGGCGTGATGTGCTATTGCAGCACGTCCTACGCCTTCAACGGAATCAATCGTTTCAATGCCTACGGCGAAAAGGGTTCCTTCGGTCTGGATCCCGCTTTCGGTTATGGCGGCATCAAGGGAAAGAGTTCGGCGGGACCGATCGAGTTTGAAAACGTCGATCAGTTCGCCGCCGAAATGGACGCCTTTGCGAAGTGCATTCTCGAGGACCGCCAAAGCACGGTCTCAGGCGAGGAAGGATTGAGAGATCTATTGGCCGTCGAAGCGATCTACGAAAGCATCCGAACGGGCCAACGAACCAAGGTCGGTTCGGTCTAG